The Trypanosoma brucei gambiense DAL972 chromosome 10, complete sequence genome has a segment encoding these proteins:
- a CDS encoding tRNA-dihydrouridine synthase 2, putative, whose amino-acid sequence MSIFNGKTILAPMVRVGTVGFRVFCAAQGADIVFSEEVVASKLIRCKREVRTYAGCPCSMVEFVSYEPYKNKFKRSIAFATVARGGCNSQGEGAPVVLQLGVAEPAIGARAALLCVDDVDGIDVNMGCPKKFSVDNGMGAALMRDPARAAAILVAVDEAVNSPEKVVARRRRVPISFKTRLLDTADATAQMLLSVMEGVGPDRVHAITLHARTPDQLPDSPPHYERVAATISQLRSHKLFSKVCFVLNGSISSRGDGRRKAAQFGFDAAMIARHAMLDMSVFSKVSSEPREDPGDDRGPCTDFMATPMACASWMELYRGLLRHHVIYRTPYVYTKYHLTRSVPNITALKHLMIALQRETNCYEDAARIFGLSVEEQQSMQGVSEAELLSSLPVEEQDLNEAKLLIGETTGVDGDSHVEGIHRLSKKHKGEAEMGR is encoded by the coding sequence ATGTCCATTTTCAATGGGAAAACAATTCTTGCCCCAATGGTGCGTGTTGGGACCGTCGGTTTCCGAGTTTTCTGTGCAGCGCAGGGGGCTGACATTGTGTTTTCTGAGGAGGTGGTGGCCTCCAAACTGATTCGCTGCAAGCGGGAGGTCCGTACGTACGCTGGCTGCCCCTGTTCCATGGTTGAGTTTGTTTCGTATGAACCATATAAGAATAAGTTCAAGCGAAGCATTGCCTTCGCTACAGTGGCGCGTGGTGGATGCAACTCGCAAGGGGAGGGGGCGCCGGTTGTGCTGCAGTTGGGTGTGGCCGAACCGGCCATTGGTGCGCGTGCAGCGCTGCTATGCGTAGACGACGTGGATGGCATCGACGTAAACATGGGGTGTCCCAAAAAGTTTAGTGTTGACAATGGAATGGGTGCGGCACTCATGCGGGACCCTGCGCGAGCTGCGGCTATACTTGTCGCTGTTGATGAGGCGGTTAACAGCCCCGAGAAAGTCGTGGCCCGTCGCCGACGGGTTCCCATTAGTTTTAAAACCCGGCTTCTTGATACGGCTGATGCTACGGCGCAAATGCTACTATCTGTGATGGAGGGGGTAGGCCCCGATCGTGTTCATGCAATAACTTTGCATGCCCGCACGCCTGATCAACTGCCCGATTCACCCCCACACTATGAGCGAGTTGCGGCAACAATCAGCCAACTCCGTAGTCACAAGTTGTTTTCAAAGGTCTGTTTCGTTCTTAATGGATCTATATCATCTAGGGGTGACGGCAGGCGTAAGGCTGCGCAGTTTGGTTTCGATGCCGCCATGATTGCCCGCCACGCCATGTTGGATATGAGTGTCTTTTCGAAGGTGTCGTCCGAACCACGGGAGGACCCCGGTGACGACCGGGGTCCTTGTACGGATTTTATGGCCACTCCAATGGCATGTGCGTCATGGATGGAATTGTATCGTGGTTTGTTGCGGCACCATGTGATCTACCGGACACCGTATGTGTACACGAAATATCACTTGACGAGAAGTGTGCCTAACATTACGGCGTTAAAACACTTGATGATTGCACTTCAGCGGGAAACAAACTGCTATGAGGATGCAGCCAGAATATTTGGTCTGTCTGTGGAGGAGCAGCAGTCTATGCAAGGTGTGTCGGAAGCAGAATTGCTGTCGTCTCTTCCTGTGGAGGAACAGGATCTTAATGAAGCGAAGTTGTTGATTGGTGAAACAACCGGCGTCGATGGGGACAGCCATGTGGAGGGGATTCATCGGCTTTCTAAAAAGCACAAGGGAGAGGCGGAGATGGGTCGGTAA